The DNA region ACACCTCTTGTGCTAATCGTTTTTGGCGGCGAGTGATTTGCCACCAAAACATCAACCGTTCTAGGATCAAGGTAGTTGCTAGGATAGAAAATCCTAACAACGGTACAATCACAACTCCACCCAAGGAAAATAGGCTGTCTATCACAGTTAGCGCACAGATAAGAAGCTAAGTATCGGGAAAATGATCGATTTGAGCATAACCACTAAACAATAGATTTTTACCTTGAGTTTCTAGGCGATTAATCCGCAAGGTAACACCATCGAGGTCAAATCGATCTAGATCAACCATATCATTCAAGATGTCAGCTAGAGCTTGGGTTAAGGTTTGAGCGCGATCGCATAGTTCTGGGGGAATACGATCTTCTTCAAACTGAGCGTCGCTAAAAATGATGCGTCGGCGACGTTCCACCACTAACGTAGCTTTCATGGCAATCGGAATCAGCTCACCTCCTCCCACATCCGTTTTCGCCAATAATCGAATTTGATGATTGGGAAGTAACTCAACCGAAACCTCTTTAAACGAAACCGGATTTCCTCCAGACACTTCAGTTAAGGTAGGTTGAGTTAGATTCTCCAACCGTTTCGTCACCAATTTTGCCTGGAAGGACTGGTTAATGCCAGCTTCAGATAGGGTGATTTGGGCAACAGCCTGAGTGGGTTGCTTCAAGCGCAATTTCCCCCCAAGCAGAGCGCTAAAATCAAGGGCTACAGCATCCGTTTGAAACGACATCTCCTCCATAGGAAAGTCATTGCGAATGAGTAAGCCCCGGCCTTGCATTTGCAAACCATCGATCGCTCCTTGTAGAATTTTGCTAGATGGATAACAGCGAATCGACACCTCAATCGATTCACTGCGGGTGAACAGATGACGAATCGACTGGCTCGCCACGGTATTGAGGAGCCTCTCTCCCATATCTGTATTTCCAGGACTGCCAAAGAAACCGGTGACGCCAGTAAACATGCTGTT from Roseofilum capinflatum BLCC-M114 includes:
- a CDS encoding LmeA family phospholipid-binding protein, whose product is MFTGVTGFFGSPGNTDMGERLLNTVASQSIRHLFTRSESIEVSIRCYPSSKILQGAIDGLQMQGRGLLIRNDFPMEEMSFQTDAVALDFSALLGGKLRLKQPTQAVAQITLSEAGINQSFQAKLVTKRLENLTQPTLTEVSGGNPVSFKEVSVELLPNHQIRLLAKTDVGGGELIPIAMKATLVVERRRRIIFSDAQFEEDRIPPELCDRAQTLTQALADILNDMVDLDRFDLDGVTLRINRLETQGKNLLFSGYAQIDHFPDT